aaaatcagcTACTGCATTGGTGAggaacacagggacctggcgcaatttttttaaccaacagtatacatataaaatagaaatatgtatactgttggttaaacaaaattgtgccaggtccctgtggcaCAGATTACCTATTGCTGTGGGATTTTATTAATATCAGTTATAGATATCATTGGTGGATTATTCATAATTGATggtaaaacaatttcaaaatatgtttctgCAGAAACATTTCAAACCAATtcgttgttttttatatatccATGGTTCAATAGTTTTAGCAACAgctaaaaacaaacaaaaaattctgcataacaaatatatcatgttAGAATTTATATTAGGTACGTATTCTAATGTGTATACAGTCAAGCAAacagtaaataaataacatgGTTCATCTTTTTCACTATGATGTAGAGAAAGAACTCTTTGTAAATCTGATACCGAAACAACACCAATGGTTAAATCCTTTGATGCCAATCATCATTATTAATGGCATTTTCTAGGACAGAGCGTCGAAAACgatttaaaaatctttttaatctAAATTGAAAATTGCAAAATTCTTGCTTATTTTACCTTGGACACTGATGCCAAAGTTAGTGACCTAAAAGCAATGCATTAACCTCTGAAGATATTTTGACTCTTCTCAATCAAAGACTAGATCTAgaccagttcattatgaaatttcaggggtaaatgagttagGTTAAATtgcatatattttgatgatCATTTGGAATTGATAGCATGaataaaaatatcagaaaaggACCAGAAGAAATTAAACCAAACCAGATGAATGGAGATCAATATATCTCGTTAAGATGGGATATTTGATTATTAAACATGATGAGTTGCATAacttaacataaaaaataccgtattcgatccaataagcacagtgtttttcctgcctatatatttggggccgaaataaggccccattcccaattgtatttcttgttattttttcccaaatttatgtctaaatttcccaaatcagtgagttgacGTGTATTTTGTACGACGAAACTAAACAATTCCGTAAATCCCAAGTCTGAACCTCGTATTTTAATATCCATTCTTACACTTGATTCTTAGAGAAGCATAATTGTctatttctaccttttccaaaatttccataaacactgTTTGAATTGTTCATTTCCTACTTTTATCGCAAAAAAATTCTcaattttcaccaggtggcaatttcctaaaatacccaggaaaaacaTTGAAGCATGAACCCCCATATGTATAAGGGGCCCCTCACCCTTAATGAGGTCCTTGAATTAAAGACTGAAAATATGGaagtttttatttgatttctttttataaaCTGACTTATGGCTTACTTTATGCTATCACTTTATGAAAGACTAGTCCAACTTTGGTTCTACTAAGCACCCCTTATTTTTACCTTTTTAAAGTATTCAGGTAGCTTATTAGGTCGAATACAGCATTCAATAACAAGAACACAGGATATACAATAACGACTGAAGGTTTAGCTATACTTGGGTTAAATCTGTTATCTTCTCTTCCGATCGATTTGTCTTCCAATGTATCTCCACACAGCGAATGGACCGGCACAGCATGGCTAGCTGTACAAATACTTTTCTCAGAATTTCTGCGATTGGACTAAACATATGCCTCAAAGTCATGAAACAGTTCCACATAAACACACCAAAGGGATGAACAAATCCATTGAAGGCTAATGAGAGAAAAGGTTTTGCAACGTAGTCTCCAAGGGTCCCAAAAACTCCCACAATGAGTGGCTGtatgatatatttgattatgtattttaaaagttCAACAATTAATAGAATAACAATACTTGTAAGGATACGGAGCAATCCAAAGAATTCTTGATACACTCGTTGTAAAACCATTTCGGCtctgaaagaaaaaagaaaatactaATTGTAATTACAACTTTATACCTAGGAAtgagcaaaatattttttttttttgcatgaaTGTTTGGACATTTTACATAGAACAGCAATTTGATACATTATTGTCAATGATGCTATTATACATAAAATTGAGCACAAAAGTTGACCAAACTCACTTTTCAGCAATTCTTGGCATGAATGCTTCGCTTGCGTCATCTTCCACTTCGTAATACTGTAAGCTACCATGACCGAAGTAAAACACACTCctgtaaaatgtaataaaaaaatatatttttcattttctttatgTAAACTGCACATTGCTGACTGAATCgggtttttttaaagttttttttttatacatttatgaaTAAGGTCAAAGCTGTGCAAACAGTAAATCGTGAAATATTAACTGTCATTTTCTTTTAATGTATTGCACTTAAGTATATAACAGTTGTTTCCCTTTATTCCATCCCATTCTAAATTCACATTGacaaaaattttgttttatcagaAATCTACCAAAAACATTCTATCAAATTCAAGAACTGGTTAATGCTTTTTATATCttatatttaaacaataattgtatTTACACTCTGGAATGTGTGATTTTATGTTATTATCACATCAAGCAACATAAATTTTCAGAAAGAATTTTCTGGAATTTGAGGGTGCACCAGCAATTCAATGATTCGGCGTCAACTATGTAGTCAGACTGGGTTCAATCCCTGGAAAGGACAtaaaaaggtcaaaggtcataagCCGAATCATATAGgttttctccgggaactccgcTTTCCTTCCGCTATATGACCTTGTAACCTGTTTCGCAATTGATGtcatatgaattatttttttcagaaaaatttacagaaaaataataacatctaGATGTATCTCTTACCTTCCATCTTCATCTTTCACAATGAAAGGTGGGTCAATATAAGCCGGATTCTCCATCCCTATATCTTTAGTCTGGGCCACAGTTTCAATTCTCGGCTCTCCCTGCACCACTTCCTGTTTGACCTTCGGCTCTATGACCTGACCTTGACCTATGGCCAATGATACGTCTCGGTGGGTACGAGGTGTCTCAGCCTTCAGGGCAAGCCTCTGGTCCCGAACAATGGCTGCCACTGGTTCCTATATCaggaaatattaaattaaatatctatAGAAATATTAAGAGTTAGTGTAAGTAAATCTTgatatcaaacatatatatattcaatgaaaatattcattatattaagatatacttATTGCAAagataatgtttttattgtaaatagttAATTACAAAGTAGTTAAATTTTTATCGATAAATCTTAATTGAATAAAAAGCTTATACACCACTGCGTAACAGGACTGGACTAGAACGATCATCTGTGCACAGGTCACTGAATCAGAAGAAGATCCGACTATAATGTTTGGAGGTCCCAGGTTCGAGTCCCTCacttttcatttaaatgtatatcTACTAATTAATATTGCATAAATTTGACCTCAGGTATctcatgatacatgtacatatttagcTAGCTACACATACAAATTATGTTGAAATTGGTTAATATTAATGGTTTTTAGTGTCTCTATATAGTAAATGAAAGCATGGCAGAAAAACagacccaaattaatatcccctcTATTTGAGAAAGCGGGGTTAAAAAATAACTCCAGCTACACAAATGTTACAGTTACTTCATAATTTAGAATGATATAAAGGAGAATTGAAAGAGCAGACCTACCGACTTCTTTGCTTTACTCCGACTCGTGTCTTTTTTCTTGCCTCGTCCCCCGCTAGCCCAGCTTTTCCATGTCGCCTCAGATCTGTTTGTCAATTGACCTTCGTCGGGTTTCTCCAAGGCtaacaatatgaatatattatattaagtaaattactggattttttttatttagatttcAAATTCACACAAAAACACAAGGGGGAGTACCTGTCCCAACTAGAATTGTTATCTAGGAAGCCAGCTTGTACTGCATTTTTCTCTTCTATTTCGtaacaagggacataactctaaaAAGTAAGGTGGAGGTATCATGTTCCGATATAGATTCAGAACATCAGattttatactgtataaggaGTATTACCAGCAAATTCCATTGAAATCCCTTTATTAATGTAGAAGCCATTTAATTGTTTTGAgacaaaggggcataactctgaaAAAAATTGGAGGTATCTTGTTCTGTTATAGTTTACGTACATTAACACTGTATAAGAGTCACTGTCACTAAGTTTTGTTGCACtaagttttgttgaaatcctTACAGTAGTTAAGGAGGAATAGGACAGTGCATGACTGCATGCAAAGGATGATCTTGCACCATGCATGTTTTTCCAATGCGTTATCGATAACTTTCTGACTCAATTCTGAGTCAATTAAATTCATACagacatgtattacaatttacAGATTTTTCGAAGTGTGTATGAAAAGCGAACATAAGCTTCTGATTTTAGTTTGATTTATAATTATGCAAATTATTAACTCTCACCTCGCTCAGCCTCTCGTTGTAATCTTAGCCTCATTTCCTCTGCCTGctgttctttttgtttttcttgttgGAAGTTTTCCCGGAGTTCCCGGAGTGTCCTCTCTTCTTGGTCGGAGTCATCCCATGATCCCATACCTAAGTCACAACCACAAATAagtacattaattttgatgatttcACCTTATGAACAAAGAAACTTATACTAACTGAAGTCGGTAACAGAGACAACTATGATTACCACTATGAACAAACCACACCGACACACTTTTTTCACAGTATAGAAGAATACTAAGAAATATCAAAAGCAAACTTTATGATTATAGCTAGCAGTAAATGTATCCATGTAACAAATATACATTCAtcaatatcaaaacatatacagtaGGCCTACAAAAAGATTCAAAACATTCATGTTCacatattccgtatttgcatataacaaagttatctgcccttatgggTTAAGGTACTGTCACTTATTTCTTAGAGTTACAtcataattttcagagaaaatatgCCAGTTTCCCTTACTAAATAATATGACATCAGGATGGTTACCTACTTGCAAGTGAACTTGGtaacatgcaaatacagaattaagGGTAAATGTTTAAATTCTCTGCACAGATTAAAAATCTATATGGAAATTATAATGAAGCAGGAAGTACAGCTAGCCTAGAGTCGTAACATATTGATATAGATTTTCGTAATAATACAGGTCACTTAAGAACATGCTATGTTTTGAACCTTGAGGCTGCTTCACTTGGGCTTCACACTTGCAGCCCAGGGTTGAAGGCCAGGACTGGAGTAGGATGTATATAGGCACACAGTCAGTGCACCTGTCTTATCAGTCCTATGAgaattaatagccagggtcatttaaaggtGTACCAGGTTTGTTGAAAGAggaaaagctggagtacccagagaaaaatagcaatcagtacctggcaactccTGCACATGGGATTTTAACTTGCAAACCAGAAATGGAGGGCTTtggtcaggacatcttaaccactcagcttcCGCGGCCCAGAGAtcgagggcttgtggtaatatgtcaggacattgTATCACTCAGCCGTCGTGGTCCCAGTTGACCTGGCTCCAAGAAATGAGGATAAAACACCAAATAGAACAAAGAAGCATGACTTAGGGTAGAACTTACTGTCCATGGCTTTGTCTATTTGCTGTCTCAGAGCAGGAGATGGACTCGGACCTCTTTCCACAGCAACAGTATCATATATATTGTCCTTTCTGTCACGTCCCGGTGGTCCTGCAGTACGACCTTGATCAGGGGTCATCGCACCTTTGTAAAGGAAAATCAGTAGTAAGAATTTACTGGTATATAAACTGGTACCATTATTACAGCATGCAATTAATTCTATATACCCCTCAAATGAAAAACCATTCATTAAGCAAATATAGTAATTATGGCATGCATGTAAAATTGTAAACAGCGGTTTATGTGGCGTACATTTCATATTGcataaaatttgcaaaaattCATCAATACCTCCTTTCTCAAAGCTTGGATCCACCAAAACAGCATTTTCCTAAATTAAGCCTGCATGAATGCATCTACTTGAAGATTACACTCTTTGaaatatatggaaaaaaaatcataattctACACTCTAGcatatgtttatttacatttagatcttatttcattttcactGACATCAACTTGACTTTCGTATTTACTAACATGTGAAATAGTGTGTAGTGGACAAggcaattaattaataatttcatGGTTAGAACCATTTGTCCTTTACTACTAATTTCATATATTTGTACtcttgcatattacagagttagctcccttgtaggttgatatccattgtgacgttattattttgtaggtgcaattcacatcgttttctcagaaaagtgtGACATTATGCTCagaaacacatgacgtcataatcaatacctacccgcaagggcagataactctgcaatatcaTATACAGAATTCATATCCTCCTCCTTCTCGCCTACTTTTTTCAtgaataaacaatttacataataaaaGAAAGCCTTAATTACCATTCAATGCTCCTCTGAAGTTGTAAGGAGGAGGGTCCCCATCCTTTTCTCCTAAGTGTGACCTTGAACCCTTGGGAGTCCCTTGATTCGACCTGTTCCTAGAAAAACCATGATAGCAAACTTAATTACTTAATAATTATCTATCTAGATTAAAAAAACAAGAACTTTGAGATGGAAAATCTCATTTGAATTATTAAGATACTTGGTAATATGAATTTACCAgataattttattatgttaGTTTTGAGATACGAAAACAATGTGAGTTTGAAGGTATGATTAACCATAGAATAATCCAaccttccagtgattataaagttatattttgatgtgattcttgtgatgtcacaatcactgaAAATTGGGACTGATCAATGgtaaataatatgtttttcctaCATAATTTTGGCATCTTAAAATCCTGTATTGCttttacacacatgtatacatttcaACTAAATCTGTATTAACTCTAAAATAGCTACAAAACTCTAAcctgaaatatatcattatatatatcaaactttTTAAATAAATGCCAATAGCCtctacattatatatagtattaatactggtatataaaaaaatgcccctgtatactatataaaaacacttttatatagtatcaagggcgtatatgagaaggataagtcacgttgggttttgggggagtacaaggcaggagcttttgtgtttgtgcagtgaccgtgacgttgggcgacggctgattttcctttgatatctgcAGGCGCAGCCTATGATGTAGCTTGCCGGTGcaagggttaccgtcttactttctgaagcgggccgtcatttcatgagctgtcgtatttttttaacgaaaatttaagacatagcCTCTAAATCTTCTCTCCTTAAATCAAGTTATAaacattgtgaaatttaataaattttacattggtgtttcgtttgactcgataagacaagtatttgttgagaaaaatggtttttattcccggttcatggGCGTCTtgtgtggtgtttagtaatgtaaagagacagtcacgaatccttttcacttataaatccttgacagtatataggggtatttttatatatatttatactatatatgttATTGACAGAATGTAAAACTCCTGTGATTACACCTACCCATTCTTTACTTTTTGGGGTGTGGCATAAAGGTTACTTCTAACTGAAGCATCTTCATCATCTCTAGGAGCAGGCACTGGCTGGTCTGAAATAGAAACGATAAAAAGAGACATTTTAATCTATATCTTACATATTTAATGTACcggtacatttttttttatattattcacAAAGCCTACTTACTTGCTGGTATAGGAAGTCTTTCTTTTGGTTTTGGTTTTTCTATGTTGGACCTGACCGATTCATTCCTACTGAAATCATCATTATCTTCCTCCTCTGTTAGCTGTATGTGAGGGGTCATGTGCGGTCCCGTCTGCCGTGGGGATGTGAAGTCCAACGTACTGTCCCAATCACTGTCACTGTCACCACCATCGTGTTGGGAATTCATCGTAAAAATTcctgaaattttttttttatatttgtatgaaatttttaaaatgatagaCGAATTTTCATACATCTACTGGTCAATTTTGTCCTGGTGATAAGCCTGTGACAGTGTTTCACTTTGAAACATACAAAATCATAAAGTTACATATGAATATAACTTCCTGCATGGAAGGGATCAccaaaacaacacaatatacATACAGTATTAAAGATATTGTACATGGTAACAACATTACAAAATCATGATGACTATATCAATCAcgacatatttacattttatacagACTTATGCAgtaatattgtgttttataagaaaagTGCTAATACATGTGTAATTGTATCTACATGGAGCACATATTAAAACAGTGTACATCAGGGTTGGTGTCCGATACTGTAATAGTACAGTATAATCTGCTAATGACAGGCAGTGTCCTTGCTTGACAATCGCTTCCGCAAAAAGGGAAATTTAGTAATTATATCAAATGCAAAGTAAATAAACATACCAGAATTTCTGCAATTTTATAGCGGGCTGCAGTCGATACGAAATCAGCAGATATTTACA
The DNA window shown above is from Argopecten irradians isolate NY chromosome 8, Ai_NY, whole genome shotgun sequence and carries:
- the LOC138330209 gene encoding uncharacterized protein, whose translation is MNSQHDGGDSDSDWDSTLDFTSPRQTGPHMTPHIQLTEEEDNDDFSRNESVRSNIEKPKPKERLPIPANQPVPAPRDDEDASVRSNLYATPQKVKNGNRSNQGTPKGSRSHLGEKDGDPPPYNFRGALNGAMTPDQGRTAGPPGRDRKDNIYDTVAVERGPSPSPALRQQIDKAMDSMGSWDDSDQEERTLRELRENFQQEKQKEQQAEEMRLRLQREAERALEKPDEGQLTNRSEATWKSWASGGRGKKKDTSRSKAKKSEPVAAIVRDQRLALKAETPRTHRDVSLAIGQGQVIEPKVKQEVVQGEPRIETVAQTKDIGMENPAYIDPPFIVKDEDGRSVFYFGHGSLQYYEVEDDASEAFMPRIAEKAEMVLQRVYQEFFGLLRILTSIVILLIVELLKYIIKYIIQPLIVGVFGTLGDYVAKPFLSLAFNGFVHPFGVFMWNCFMTLRHMFSPIAEILRKVFVQLAMLCRSIRCVEIHWKTNRSEEKITDLTQV